In Poecilia reticulata strain Guanapo linkage group LG17, Guppy_female_1.0+MT, whole genome shotgun sequence, the following proteins share a genomic window:
- the vwa5b2 gene encoding von Willebrand factor A domain-containing protein 5B1: protein MDIVSVIISTTLELPTMENGAIRIVYPTLLTPVVTGQLTASKSENGGKSEETGATSCFGATSGKQDRASDSEQQCSHGLFSSPAVNLAPYELSFQLLVRGACLLAGLESPTHALRADADPSAQSASATYITLAQEHPYDRHIEIILHLSEPHSPLVILEKGRLSFSQYEQQICSRRDYIRYTRKDSEPERRLEYIRRRYHKDIICSPVLMLNFCPDLLSEPLELHKATRELLFLIDRSGSMSGTKIQRVKEAMAVALKSLPTGTMLNIVGFGTTIKPLFTSSKLCTDVTLMQAYEYIQRMRADMRGTNLQGALSWLYQQPMQRSYPRQVFIITDGSISNVAKVLELVRRNTCAGRCFGLGLGPRACRRLLQGIAKLTGGTTEFFGDEERLQPKLIKSLKKAFEPVLTDVRIDWYLPENMEALLSPNEIPPLYPGDRLVGYCTLYDMTNFKAKKTECQERDSRGVHRDSVGSVFTHSNDELSPPPSSELMPVVTHSDRTELEEALREISREISSEFSCARDTDLGISPGVELDWSSDIRRRIQQSSYIQEQYVLTHCSLSSERSLQTQSHVHIHASSSDSAGGGFLSDTHSSGPVLETGSLPQGLERMVPPEPSSLSRWADPAWQENLSVETPDNVVKKNGHLDGGEESRRRQKALARSTMAARSFSSPQGELEMHRLRRALERVSFDQTLGGRLDESDGETRPPSRGTVSHRSLTDSNGLLFPASPLDWDSLTDPEYLFTAAQPEDPPPGQCRSIIHGLLSGKPVSWEVTVDMGLLWPTEDQDTTGVNECGIGGDDVGKPWEEIIHHLTARSVIRDFEKLAEKESETGHGSGKRYRMKAIQTSKHCNIICMYTAFTITNGSPSKGLAESTGVRNTGIHLGNRQTSQPGGRRQRVYSAGLGRRLISGESEEAEDIWNFTDAGGYCSMATVTTGMSCNRSQRSIESKSMESFFSTRFQLGRLRSSVSSGKQVPLKSHCLSAETDKQPESETPDYQPLVHLQLASGAFLLTAMYSECVQIPLDRLKRASPYSLHRRSLSPAFRCTSPSAPSLSTSAKPPGAPTIHHVTFSPSSCSLAKPAAPPFHHTPVDNPLILESRLLRKNLSDXBPVTSPPDLPSSEEGSLELSIGPSHSQSLGQADSGRGSETDIYEGTSAELADLQDSSQLAQEDIEGXTWATAVALAWLEHRCAGYFMEWELVAAKADFWLRCQKLPEGVDLAGLRGAARQLFLLLRHWDENIKLNMLCYNPNNM, encoded by the exons ATGGACATAGTGTCCGTCATCATCAGCACCACTCTAGAACTCCCTACTATGGAAAACGGAGCTATCCGTATCGTCTACCCAACGCTGCTTACTCCGGTTGTAACCGGCCAGTTGACTGCaagcaaaagtgaaaatggaGGAAAGTCTGAGGAAACTGG agCAACCAGCTGTTTCGGTGCTACTTCAGGGAAGCAGGATCGGGCTTCAGACTCTGAGCAGCAGTGCTCTCATGGCCTCTTTTCCAGTCCTGCTGTCAATCTGGCACCGTATGAACTCAGCTTCCAGCTGCTGGTCAGAGGCGCCTGTCTGCTGGCTG GCTTGGAGAGCCCTACACATGCCCTGAGAGCAGATGCAGATCCTAGTGCCCAAAGTGCATCTGCCACCTATATTACTTTGGCTCAGGAGCATCCATATGATAGACACATAGAGATAATATTGCACCTCAGTG AACCTCACAGTCCATTGGTCATCCTGGAGAAAGGCAGACTGTCCTTCAGCCAGTATGAACAACAGATCTGCTCTCGCCGGGATTACATTCGATACACGCGCAAAGACTCAGAACCTGAGAGAAGG CTGGAGTACATCCGTAGACGATACCACAAAGACATCATCTGCAGCCCCGTCCTCATGCTCAACTTCTGTCCTGACTTACTGTCCGAGCCTCTGGAGCTGCACAAAGCCACCAGAGAGTTGCTGTTCCTAATCGATCGCAGCGGCAGCATGAGTGGCACTAAAATACAGCGTGTGAAG GAAGCCATGGCAGTGGCCCTGAAGAGTCTACCCACTGGTACGATGCTCAACATAGTTGGCTTTGGGACCACCATCAAGCCTCTGTTTACCTccagcaagctctgcactgat GTGACTCTAATGCAGGCCTATGAGTACATCCAGAGGATGAGAGCGGATATGCGCGGGACCAACCTTCAGGGGGCGCTGTCCTGGCTCTACCAGCAGCCCATGCAGCGTTCATATCCACGGCAGGTCTTTATCATCACTGACGGCTCCATCAGCAATGTGGCTAAGGTGCTGGAGTTGGTTCGCAGAAACACATGTGCTGGCAG ATGCTTTGGCCTCGGCCTCGGTCCCCGAGCCTGCAGGAGACTCCTTCAGGGAATTGCCAAACTGACCGGAGGGACCACAGAGTTCTTCGGTGATGAAGAAAGACTYCAGCCCAAG TTAATCAAGTCTCTAAAGAAGGCCTTCGAACCTGTTCTGACGGACGTTCGGATTGACTGGTACCTGCCAGAGAACATGGAGGCCCTCCTTTCACCCAATGAAATTCCTCCTTTATACCCYGGAGATCGCCTAGTTGGATACTGCACTCTTTATGACATGACaaatttcaaagcaaaaaagaCAGAG TGCCAAGAAAGGGACTCCAGAGGTGTGCACCGTGACTCCGTGGGTTCTGTTTTCACCCATTCAAATGATGAGCTGTCGCCACCTCCTTCATCTGAGCTCATGCCTGTGGTGACGCACTCCGACAGAACCGAGCTGGAGGAGGCTTTGAGAGAAATTTCAAGAGAAATTTCATCTGAGTTTTCTTGTGCCCGAGACACTGACCTTGGAATAAGCCCAG GTGTGGAGCTGGACTGGTCCAGCGATATAAGGCGGAGGATCCAGCAGAGCTCCTACATTCAGGAGCAGTACGTTCTCACTCACTGCTCCCTGAGCAGCGAGCGAAGTCTTCAGACACAGTCCCACGTACACATTCATGCCTCAAGCTCTGACTCCGCAGGTGGGGGCTTTCTTTCTGATACCCACTCCTCTGGTCCAGTATTGGAAACAGGGTCTTTACCACAAGGCCTTGAGAGGATGGTCCCTCCAGAGCCATCATCCTTATCTCGCTGGGCGGACCCAGCATGGCAAGAAAACCTTTCAGTGGAGACTCCTGACAACGTTGTTAAAAAG AATGGGCATCTGGATGGAGGCGAGGAGTCTCGAAGGAGACARAAAGCATTAGCTCGTTCTACAATGGCGGCAAGGAGTTTTTCATCACCACAGGGTGAACTGGAAATGCATCGCCTCCGGAGAGCTCTTGAGAGGGTTTCCTTTGACCAGACTCTTGGAGGACGGTTGGATGAAAGTGATGGAGAAACGAGGCCTCCATCAAGAGGGACAGTTTCCCACAGAAGCCTGACTGACTCCA ACGGACTCCTGTTTCCTGCTTCGCCCCTGGACTGGGACAGCCTCACTGACCCAGAGTATCTATTTACTGCTGCTCAGCCTGAAGATCCTCCCCCAGGTCAGTGTCGCTCCATCATTCATGGTCTGCTGAGTGGCAAACCTGTGTCCTGGGAGGTTACTGTGGACATGGGACTTCTCTGGCCAACGGAAGACCAGGACACCACTGGGGTCAACGAATGTGGAATTGGTGGGGACGATGTAGGAAAGCCATGGGAGGAGATCATTCACCACCTGACGGCTCGCTCAGTAATAAGGGACTTTGAAAAGCTGGCAGAAAAAGAGAGCGAAACTGGACATG GGTCAGGTAAACGGTATCGTATGAAGGCTATTCAGACAAGCAAGCACTGTAACATCATATGCATGTACACAGCCTTCACCATTACCAATGGCAGCCCAAGCAAAGGCTTGGCAGAGAGCACAGGCGTCCGAAACACAG GGATTCACTTGGGGAACAGGCAAACTTCTCAGCCTGGAGGTCGCAGGCAGAGGGTCTATTCTGCCGGTCTGGGAAGACGGCTAATCAGTGGCGAAAGTGAAGAGGCTGAAGACATCTGGAACTTTACAG ACGCAGGTGGATACTGTTCCATGGCTACTGTAACAACAGGGATGTCGTGCAATCGTTCACAGCGATCTATAGAGAGCAAGTCAATGGAGAGCTTCTTCAGTACCag GTTCCAGCTGGGTCGACTCAGGTCCTCTGTTTCATCCGGAAAGCAGGTTCCCCTCAAATCTCACTGTCTGTCAGCAGAGACCGACAAACAGCCAGAGAGTGAAACTCCAGACTACCAGCCCCTG GTGCATTTACAACTTGCATCAGGGGCTTTTCTCCTGACGGCGATGTACTCAGAGTGTGTCCAAATCCCGCTGGACCGCCTCAAGAGAGCATCGCCTTACAGCCTTCACCGACGTAGCCTCAGCCCAGCCTTTCGCTGCACTTCTCCCAGCGCTCCCTCTTTGTCCACCTCTGCCAAACCTCCAGGTGCTCCCACGATTCACCACGTCACCTTTTCTCCTTCSTCCTGCTCTCTGGCMAAACCGGCTGCTCCTCCCTTCCACCACACTCCAGTAGACAACCCTTTGATTTTAGAGTCGAGGCTTCTRCGAAAGAATTTGTCRGACCRARACCCTGTCACCTCTCCCCCTGATCTCCCGAGCTCTGAGGAGGGATCCTTGGAGCTGTCTATCGGCCCCTCTCACAGTCAAAGCCTTGGACAAGCGGACAGCGGCCGTGGTTCAGAGACTGATATATACGAGGGGACTTCAGCAGAGCTAGCAGACCTCCAGGATAGCAGCCAGTTGGCTCAGGAAGATATAGAAGGCWCCACCTGGGCCACCGCTGTCGCTCTGGCGTGGCTGGAGCACCGGTGTGCTGGCTACTTCATGGAGTGGGAGCTGGTGGCAGCGAAAGCAGATTTCTGGCTGCGCTGTCAGAAACTGCCAGAGGGAGTGGACCTTGCCGGGCTAAGAGGAGCAGCCAGacagctgtttctgctgctgcgcCACTGGGATGAAAACATCAAGCTCAACATGCTGTGTTATAACCCCAATAATATGTGA
- the mul2 gene encoding mitochondrial ubiquitin ligase activator of nfkb 1-A isoform X1, with the protein MSETYQQCHCKSCYPFPHVICGFFSGFRAVIGRPERMDGFSLTFTEAVCFGASLSLSGVFYYLYKRSRLVVKKIENAPHISIDGNLEXLLKVTPGACLQYAVVEGTVKPVDEPLTSCFNKDISGVLQRFTIVEHRLIWSSISRTWRDSERILHQRVNMVPFVLLGLDEAAVKVQSPLXATGRYTEVINEKFHQPTLGFGELVGFFLSGEKSKGVLEIEEMLKVGTTLIGIGELTLDTDGTVILRPPSDNSPYFLSLTDFENLQNEIHNIAGFWKVLAVISALAGTAVLFWAGLRFYRILKDRWEQEAMNREFVRMQAETARLHPERANAEGFEEGDNNQMGNVCVICLSQPRDCILLNCAHVCCCFACFRALPQRTCPICRQNIARVLPFYLP; encoded by the exons ATGTCTGAAACATATCAACAATGTCACTGTAAGTCTTGCTACCCGTTCCCACATGTTATATGTGGTTTCTTTTCTGGTTTCAGGGCTGTGATAGGRCGCCCAGAgagaatggatggattttctctAACCTTTACAGAGGCAGTGTGCTTTGGTGCCAGCTTGAGCCTCTCTGGCGTCTTTTACTATCTATACAAAAGAAGTAGATTAGTAGTTAAGAAAATTGAA AATGCTCCACACATTAGTATAGATGGAAACCTCGAASACCTTTTGAAAGTTACTCCTGGAGCCTGCCTACAGTATGCYGTGGTTGAAG GTACGGTAAAGCCAGTGGATGAGCCTCTAACAAGCTGTTTCAACAAAGACATCTCTGGTGTGTTGCAAAGATTTACGATTGTAGAGCACAGGCTGATATGGAGCAGCATTTCCCGTACATG GAGGGACTCAGAACGCATCTTACACCAAAGAGTGAATATGGTGCCCTTTGTTTTGCTTGGATTAGACGAGGCTGCAGTCAAAGTTCAGTCTCCTCTGMAAGCAACTGGAAGGTACACAGAGGTCATTAATGAGAAATTTCACCAGCCCACTCTAGGTTTTGGAGAGCTTGTAGGATTTTTTCTCAGTGGAGAAAAGTCTAAAGGAGTCCTGGAGATTGAAGAAATGCTTAAG GTGGGCACAACGCTTATCGGCATCGGCGAGTTGACCCTAGACACAGACGGCACCGTGATTCTTCGGCCCCCCTCTGATAATTCTCCATATTTTTTGAGCTTGACAGACTTTGAAAACCTGCAAAATGAAATTCACAACATAGCTGGTTTTTGGAAGGTGCTAGCTGTCATCTCGGCCTTGGCCGGGACAGCAGTGCTCTTCTGGGCCGGCCTGCGATTCTACCGCATCCTTAAGGATCGCTGGGAGCAGGAGGCAATGAACAGGGAGTTTGTCCGTATGCAAGCCGAAACCGCAAGACTGCATCCTGAAAGAGCAAATGCAGAAGGTTTTGAAGAGGGAGATAACAATCAAATGGGGAATGTCTGTGTGATCTGTCTCAGTCAACCAAGGGACTGCATCCTGTTGAACTGTGCACACGTGTGCTGCTGCTTCGCCTGCTTCCGGGCCCTCCCACAAAGAACGTGCCCCATCTGCCGGCAGAACATTGCCCGGGTTCTGCCGTTCTATCTGCCGTAA
- the mul2 gene encoding mitochondrial ubiquitin ligase activator of nfkb 1-A isoform X2 has product MDGFSLTFTEAVCFGASLSLSGVFYYLYKRSRLVVKKIENAPHISIDGNLEXLLKVTPGACLQYAVVEGTVKPVDEPLTSCFNKDISGVLQRFTIVEHRLIWSSISRTWRDSERILHQRVNMVPFVLLGLDEAAVKVQSPLXATGRYTEVINEKFHQPTLGFGELVGFFLSGEKSKGVLEIEEMLKVGTTLIGIGELTLDTDGTVILRPPSDNSPYFLSLTDFENLQNEIHNIAGFWKVLAVISALAGTAVLFWAGLRFYRILKDRWEQEAMNREFVRMQAETARLHPERANAEGFEEGDNNQMGNVCVICLSQPRDCILLNCAHVCCCFACFRALPQRTCPICRQNIARVLPFYLP; this is encoded by the exons atggatggattttctctAACCTTTACAGAGGCAGTGTGCTTTGGTGCCAGCTTGAGCCTCTCTGGCGTCTTTTACTATCTATACAAAAGAAGTAGATTAGTAGTTAAGAAAATTGAA AATGCTCCACACATTAGTATAGATGGAAACCTCGAASACCTTTTGAAAGTTACTCCTGGAGCCTGCCTACAGTATGCYGTGGTTGAAG GTACGGTAAAGCCAGTGGATGAGCCTCTAACAAGCTGTTTCAACAAAGACATCTCTGGTGTGTTGCAAAGATTTACGATTGTAGAGCACAGGCTGATATGGAGCAGCATTTCCCGTACATG GAGGGACTCAGAACGCATCTTACACCAAAGAGTGAATATGGTGCCCTTTGTTTTGCTTGGATTAGACGAGGCTGCAGTCAAAGTTCAGTCTCCTCTGMAAGCAACTGGAAGGTACACAGAGGTCATTAATGAGAAATTTCACCAGCCCACTCTAGGTTTTGGAGAGCTTGTAGGATTTTTTCTCAGTGGAGAAAAGTCTAAAGGAGTCCTGGAGATTGAAGAAATGCTTAAG GTGGGCACAACGCTTATCGGCATCGGCGAGTTGACCCTAGACACAGACGGCACCGTGATTCTTCGGCCCCCCTCTGATAATTCTCCATATTTTTTGAGCTTGACAGACTTTGAAAACCTGCAAAATGAAATTCACAACATAGCTGGTTTTTGGAAGGTGCTAGCTGTCATCTCGGCCTTGGCCGGGACAGCAGTGCTCTTCTGGGCCGGCCTGCGATTCTACCGCATCCTTAAGGATCGCTGGGAGCAGGAGGCAATGAACAGGGAGTTTGTCCGTATGCAAGCCGAAACCGCAAGACTGCATCCTGAAAGAGCAAATGCAGAAGGTTTTGAAGAGGGAGATAACAATCAAATGGGGAATGTCTGTGTGATCTGTCTCAGTCAACCAAGGGACTGCATCCTGTTGAACTGTGCACACGTGTGCTGCTGCTTCGCCTGCTTCCGGGCCCTCCCACAAAGAACGTGCCCCATCTGCCGGCAGAACATTGCCCGGGTTCTGCCGTTCTATCTGCCGTAA
- the alg3 gene encoding dol-P-Man:Man(5)GlcNAc(2)-PP-Dol alpha-1,3-mannosyltransferase, with translation MLVRGLSSTSPLSAEMAGGVRRKSPGSPSPLWGKLHTLWQDKHLVLFKTEHTLLVVSVLWILEIGINLWVIQKVAYTEIDWKAYMDEVEGVINGTYDYTQLKGDTGPLVYPAGFVYIFTALYYITSRGVNIRLAQYIFAVFYLVTLLLVFRIYNRTKKVPPYVFFFVCCASYRIHSIFVLRLFNDPVAMMLLFAATNLFLDGYWTLGCGVYSLAVSVKMNVLLFAPGLLFCLLWEFGLVRTIPKLSLCAAIQVLLGLPFLLNNPVGYLSRAFDLGRQFMFKWTVNWRFLPEWLFLNRYFHLVLLAAHLLTLLLFALRRWKRPGENIVELLKEPSKRKIPAQSITVDHVVLILFTSNFIGMCFSRSLHYQFYVWYFHTLPYLLWSGGVKKLAHLLRVLILGLIELSWNTYPSTNSSSAALHVCHLIILLCLWLAPPLTEKKEPTTDKEKKHH, from the exons ATGTTGGTGCGCGGCCTCTCCTCCACGTCGCCTCTAAGCGCCGAGATGGCTGGAGGTGTGCGGAGAAAAAGCCCGGGCTCCCCGTCCCCTCTGTGGGGAAAACTCCACACTCTGTGGCAGGACAAGCACTTGGTCCTGTTCAAGACGGAACATACGTTGCTGGTTGTTTCAGTGCTGTGGATCCTGGAAATTGGAATAAACTTGTGGGTCATACAGAAAGTGGCAT ACACAGAGATCGACTGGAAGGCGTACATGGACGAGGTGGAGGGYGTCATCAAYGGTACCTACGACTACACCCAGCTTAAAGGAGACACCGGCCCTTTGGT GTACCCCGCCGGGTTTGTCTACATCTTCACGGCTCTGTACTACATCACCAGCCGCGGCGTGAACATCCGCCTGGCCCAGtacatttttgcagtgttctaTCTTGTCACGCTGCTGCTTGTCTTCAGAATATACAACCGCACCAAGAAG gttcCTCCGTATGTGTTCTTCTTTGTGTGCTGCGCCTCGTATCGGATCCATTCCATCTTTGTGCTGCGTCTCTTTAATGATCCAGTGGCCATGATGCTGCTGTTTGCAGCCACTAATCTCTTTCTGGATGGATACTGGACTCTGGGCTGTGGTGTGTACAG TTTAGCAGTGTCTGTGAAAATGAATGTGCTTCTTTTTGCCCCTGGATtacttttttgccttttgtggGAATTTGGCCTCGTCAGAACAATCCCTAAACTTTCACTATGTGCAGCCATACAG GTTCTCCTGGGTTTGCCTTTCCTATTGAACAATCCCGTTGGCTATTTGAGCCGCGCCTTCGATCTGGGCCGTCAGTTCATGTTCAAGTGGACGGTGAACTGGCGCTTTCTRCCAGAGTGGCTCTTCTTGAACCGCTACTTCCACTTGGTCCTGCTGGCAGCTCACCTCCTCACTCTGCTGCTCTTYGCTCTCCGCCGCTGGAAGAG aCCAGGAGAAAACATAGTTGAGCTTCTTAAAGAGCCAAGCAAGAGGAAAATCCCTGCTCAGAGCATCACTGTGGATCAT GTAGTGCTGATACTCTTCACATCTAACTTCATCGGCATGTGCTTYAGCCGTTCGTTGCACTACCAGTTCTACGTGTGGTACTTCCACACGCTGCCTTACCTGCTGTGGAGTGGCGGTGTCAAGAAGTTGGCCCACCTGCTCAG AGTCCTGATTCTGGGGCTGATTGAGCTCTCGTGGAACACCTACCCCTCGACtaacagcagctctgcagcccTCCACGTCTGTCACCTCATCATCCTCCTCTGTCTGTGGCTGGCTCCACCCCTGACGGAAAAGAAAGAGCCCACGACCGATAAGGAGAAGAAGCATCACTGA